From Peromyscus maniculatus bairdii isolate BWxNUB_F1_BW_parent chromosome 19, HU_Pman_BW_mat_3.1, whole genome shotgun sequence, the proteins below share one genomic window:
- the Proc gene encoding vitamin K-dependent protein C isoform X3 has protein sequence MWQVRIFLLFAFTWGISSIPAPFADPVFSSSERAHQVLRVKRANSFLEEMRPGNLERECMEEICDFEEAKEIFQNVDATLAFWIKYFDGDQCAAPPSDHQCDSPCCGHGTCIDSLGSYICFCHKGWEGRFCQQEQGFYNCQVNNGGCLHYCLEEGGSRRCACAPGYELADDHMRCKSTVNFPCGKLGRRIEKKRKNVKRDTDPEDEQEVDPRIVNGTLTKQGDSPWQAILLDSKKKLACGGVLIHTSWVLTAAHCMENTKKLTVRLGEYDLRRRDHWELDLDIKEVLVHPNYSRSTSDNDIALLRLAQPATLSKTIVPICLPDNGLAERELTRAGRETVVTGWGYQSDRVKDGRRNRTSVLTFIRIPVAPRNECMQVMNNVVSENMLCAGILGDSRDACDGDSGGPMVVFFRGTWFLVGLVSWGEGCGHLNNYGVYTKVSRYLEWIHSHIDDKDASPKSQRV, from the exons ATGTGGCAAGTGAGAATCTTCCTGCTGTTCGCGTTCACCTGGGGAATTTCTAGCATACCAGCcccttttg CAGACCCAGTGTTCTCCAGCAGTGAGCGTGCCCACCAGGTGCTGCGGGTCAAACGTGCCAAcagcttcctggaggagatgCGGCCGGGCAACCTGGAACGGGAGTGTATGGAGGAGATCTGCGACTTTGAGGAGGCCAAGGAGATTTTCCAAAATGTGGATGCCACA CTGGCCTTCTGGATCAAGTACTTCG ATGGTGACCAGTGTGCGGCTCCGCCCTCGGACCACCAGTGCGACAGCCCGTGCTGCGGGCATGGAACATGCATCGACAGCCTGGGCAGCTACATCTGCTTCTGCCATAAGGGCTGGGAGGGCAGGTTCTGCCAGCAGG AGCAGGGCTTCTACAACTGCCAGGTGAACAACGGAGGCTGCTTGCACTACTGTCTAGAGGAGGGTGGCAGTCGGCGCTGCGCCTGCGCTCCAGGCTACGAGCTGGCAGATGACCACATGCGCTGCAAGTCCACCG TGAATTTCCCATGCGGGAAGCTGGGGAGGCGGATAGAGAAGAAACGGAAGAACGTCAAACGGGACACAGACCCAGAAGATGAACAAGAAGTCGACCCAAGGATCGTCAACGGAACGCTGACGAAGCAGGGGGACAGTCCTTGGCAG GCAATCCTCCTGGACTCCAAGAAGAAGCTGGCCTGCGGAGGAGTGCTCATCcacacctcctgggtgctgacgGCGGCCCACTgcatggagaacaccaagaagcTTACCGTGAGGCTTG GTGAGTATGATCTGCGGCGCAGGGACCACTGGGAATTGGACCTGGACATCAAGGAGGTCCTCGTCCACCCTAACTACAGTCGGAGCACCAGTGACAACGACATCGCCCTGCTCCGCCTGGCCCAGCCAGCTACTCTCTCTAAGACCATAGTGCCCATCTGCCTGCCGGACAACGGCCTGGCAGAGCGGGAGCTCACTCGGGCCGGCCGGGAGACGGTGGTGACAGGCTGGGGCTATCAGAGTGACAGAGTTAAAGACGGGAGGAGGAACCGTACCTCCGTCCTCACCTTCATCCGCATCCCTGTGGCCCCACGGAATGAGTGCATGCAGGTCATGAACAACGTGGTCTCGGAGAACATGCTGTGTGCGGGCATCCTTGGTGACAGCCGGGACGCCTGTGACGGGGACAGTGGAGGACCTATGGTGGTCTTCTTTCGGGGCACCTGGTTCCTTGTGGGCCTAGTGAGCTGGGGTGAGGGCTGTGGGCACCTCAACAACTATGGCGTCTACACCAAAGTAAGCCGCTACCTAGAATGGATCCACAGCCACATTGACGACAAGGATGCCTCCCCGAAGAGCCAGAGGGTGTAG
- the Proc gene encoding vitamin K-dependent protein C isoform X2 produces MALPGRNCSFSSAHPCVSSSRMWQVRIFLLFAFTWGISSIPAPFDPVFSSSERAHQVLRVKRANSFLEEMRPGNLERECMEEICDFEEAKEIFQNVDATLAFWIKYFDGDQCAAPPSDHQCDSPCCGHGTCIDSLGSYICFCHKGWEGRFCQQEQGFYNCQVNNGGCLHYCLEEGGSRRCACAPGYELADDHMRCKSTVNFPCGKLGRRIEKKRKNVKRDTDPEDEQEVDPRIVNGTLTKQGDSPWQAILLDSKKKLACGGVLIHTSWVLTAAHCMENTKKLTVRLGEYDLRRRDHWELDLDIKEVLVHPNYSRSTSDNDIALLRLAQPATLSKTIVPICLPDNGLAERELTRAGRETVVTGWGYQSDRVKDGRRNRTSVLTFIRIPVAPRNECMQVMNNVVSENMLCAGILGDSRDACDGDSGGPMVVFFRGTWFLVGLVSWGEGCGHLNNYGVYTKVSRYLEWIHSHIDDKDASPKSQRV; encoded by the exons ATGGCGTTACCGGGACGAAATTGCAGTTTCTCCTCGGCCCACCCCT GTGTCAGCAGCTCCAGGATGTGGCAAGTGAGAATCTTCCTGCTGTTCGCGTTCACCTGGGGAATTTCTAGCATACCAGCcccttttg ACCCAGTGTTCTCCAGCAGTGAGCGTGCCCACCAGGTGCTGCGGGTCAAACGTGCCAAcagcttcctggaggagatgCGGCCGGGCAACCTGGAACGGGAGTGTATGGAGGAGATCTGCGACTTTGAGGAGGCCAAGGAGATTTTCCAAAATGTGGATGCCACA CTGGCCTTCTGGATCAAGTACTTCG ATGGTGACCAGTGTGCGGCTCCGCCCTCGGACCACCAGTGCGACAGCCCGTGCTGCGGGCATGGAACATGCATCGACAGCCTGGGCAGCTACATCTGCTTCTGCCATAAGGGCTGGGAGGGCAGGTTCTGCCAGCAGG AGCAGGGCTTCTACAACTGCCAGGTGAACAACGGAGGCTGCTTGCACTACTGTCTAGAGGAGGGTGGCAGTCGGCGCTGCGCCTGCGCTCCAGGCTACGAGCTGGCAGATGACCACATGCGCTGCAAGTCCACCG TGAATTTCCCATGCGGGAAGCTGGGGAGGCGGATAGAGAAGAAACGGAAGAACGTCAAACGGGACACAGACCCAGAAGATGAACAAGAAGTCGACCCAAGGATCGTCAACGGAACGCTGACGAAGCAGGGGGACAGTCCTTGGCAG GCAATCCTCCTGGACTCCAAGAAGAAGCTGGCCTGCGGAGGAGTGCTCATCcacacctcctgggtgctgacgGCGGCCCACTgcatggagaacaccaagaagcTTACCGTGAGGCTTG GTGAGTATGATCTGCGGCGCAGGGACCACTGGGAATTGGACCTGGACATCAAGGAGGTCCTCGTCCACCCTAACTACAGTCGGAGCACCAGTGACAACGACATCGCCCTGCTCCGCCTGGCCCAGCCAGCTACTCTCTCTAAGACCATAGTGCCCATCTGCCTGCCGGACAACGGCCTGGCAGAGCGGGAGCTCACTCGGGCCGGCCGGGAGACGGTGGTGACAGGCTGGGGCTATCAGAGTGACAGAGTTAAAGACGGGAGGAGGAACCGTACCTCCGTCCTCACCTTCATCCGCATCCCTGTGGCCCCACGGAATGAGTGCATGCAGGTCATGAACAACGTGGTCTCGGAGAACATGCTGTGTGCGGGCATCCTTGGTGACAGCCGGGACGCCTGTGACGGGGACAGTGGAGGACCTATGGTGGTCTTCTTTCGGGGCACCTGGTTCCTTGTGGGCCTAGTGAGCTGGGGTGAGGGCTGTGGGCACCTCAACAACTATGGCGTCTACACCAAAGTAAGCCGCTACCTAGAATGGATCCACAGCCACATTGACGACAAGGATGCCTCCCCGAAGAGCCAGAGGGTGTAG
- the Proc gene encoding vitamin K-dependent protein C isoform X1 produces MALPGRNCSFSSAHPCVSSSRMWQVRIFLLFAFTWGISSIPAPFADPVFSSSERAHQVLRVKRANSFLEEMRPGNLERECMEEICDFEEAKEIFQNVDATLAFWIKYFDGDQCAAPPSDHQCDSPCCGHGTCIDSLGSYICFCHKGWEGRFCQQEQGFYNCQVNNGGCLHYCLEEGGSRRCACAPGYELADDHMRCKSTVNFPCGKLGRRIEKKRKNVKRDTDPEDEQEVDPRIVNGTLTKQGDSPWQAILLDSKKKLACGGVLIHTSWVLTAAHCMENTKKLTVRLGEYDLRRRDHWELDLDIKEVLVHPNYSRSTSDNDIALLRLAQPATLSKTIVPICLPDNGLAERELTRAGRETVVTGWGYQSDRVKDGRRNRTSVLTFIRIPVAPRNECMQVMNNVVSENMLCAGILGDSRDACDGDSGGPMVVFFRGTWFLVGLVSWGEGCGHLNNYGVYTKVSRYLEWIHSHIDDKDASPKSQRV; encoded by the exons ATGGCGTTACCGGGACGAAATTGCAGTTTCTCCTCGGCCCACCCCT GTGTCAGCAGCTCCAGGATGTGGCAAGTGAGAATCTTCCTGCTGTTCGCGTTCACCTGGGGAATTTCTAGCATACCAGCcccttttg CAGACCCAGTGTTCTCCAGCAGTGAGCGTGCCCACCAGGTGCTGCGGGTCAAACGTGCCAAcagcttcctggaggagatgCGGCCGGGCAACCTGGAACGGGAGTGTATGGAGGAGATCTGCGACTTTGAGGAGGCCAAGGAGATTTTCCAAAATGTGGATGCCACA CTGGCCTTCTGGATCAAGTACTTCG ATGGTGACCAGTGTGCGGCTCCGCCCTCGGACCACCAGTGCGACAGCCCGTGCTGCGGGCATGGAACATGCATCGACAGCCTGGGCAGCTACATCTGCTTCTGCCATAAGGGCTGGGAGGGCAGGTTCTGCCAGCAGG AGCAGGGCTTCTACAACTGCCAGGTGAACAACGGAGGCTGCTTGCACTACTGTCTAGAGGAGGGTGGCAGTCGGCGCTGCGCCTGCGCTCCAGGCTACGAGCTGGCAGATGACCACATGCGCTGCAAGTCCACCG TGAATTTCCCATGCGGGAAGCTGGGGAGGCGGATAGAGAAGAAACGGAAGAACGTCAAACGGGACACAGACCCAGAAGATGAACAAGAAGTCGACCCAAGGATCGTCAACGGAACGCTGACGAAGCAGGGGGACAGTCCTTGGCAG GCAATCCTCCTGGACTCCAAGAAGAAGCTGGCCTGCGGAGGAGTGCTCATCcacacctcctgggtgctgacgGCGGCCCACTgcatggagaacaccaagaagcTTACCGTGAGGCTTG GTGAGTATGATCTGCGGCGCAGGGACCACTGGGAATTGGACCTGGACATCAAGGAGGTCCTCGTCCACCCTAACTACAGTCGGAGCACCAGTGACAACGACATCGCCCTGCTCCGCCTGGCCCAGCCAGCTACTCTCTCTAAGACCATAGTGCCCATCTGCCTGCCGGACAACGGCCTGGCAGAGCGGGAGCTCACTCGGGCCGGCCGGGAGACGGTGGTGACAGGCTGGGGCTATCAGAGTGACAGAGTTAAAGACGGGAGGAGGAACCGTACCTCCGTCCTCACCTTCATCCGCATCCCTGTGGCCCCACGGAATGAGTGCATGCAGGTCATGAACAACGTGGTCTCGGAGAACATGCTGTGTGCGGGCATCCTTGGTGACAGCCGGGACGCCTGTGACGGGGACAGTGGAGGACCTATGGTGGTCTTCTTTCGGGGCACCTGGTTCCTTGTGGGCCTAGTGAGCTGGGGTGAGGGCTGTGGGCACCTCAACAACTATGGCGTCTACACCAAAGTAAGCCGCTACCTAGAATGGATCCACAGCCACATTGACGACAAGGATGCCTCCCCGAAGAGCCAGAGGGTGTAG
- the Proc gene encoding vitamin K-dependent protein C isoform X4: protein MWQVRIFLLFAFTWGISSIPAPFDPVFSSSERAHQVLRVKRANSFLEEMRPGNLERECMEEICDFEEAKEIFQNVDATLAFWIKYFDGDQCAAPPSDHQCDSPCCGHGTCIDSLGSYICFCHKGWEGRFCQQEQGFYNCQVNNGGCLHYCLEEGGSRRCACAPGYELADDHMRCKSTVNFPCGKLGRRIEKKRKNVKRDTDPEDEQEVDPRIVNGTLTKQGDSPWQAILLDSKKKLACGGVLIHTSWVLTAAHCMENTKKLTVRLGEYDLRRRDHWELDLDIKEVLVHPNYSRSTSDNDIALLRLAQPATLSKTIVPICLPDNGLAERELTRAGRETVVTGWGYQSDRVKDGRRNRTSVLTFIRIPVAPRNECMQVMNNVVSENMLCAGILGDSRDACDGDSGGPMVVFFRGTWFLVGLVSWGEGCGHLNNYGVYTKVSRYLEWIHSHIDDKDASPKSQRV, encoded by the exons ATGTGGCAAGTGAGAATCTTCCTGCTGTTCGCGTTCACCTGGGGAATTTCTAGCATACCAGCcccttttg ACCCAGTGTTCTCCAGCAGTGAGCGTGCCCACCAGGTGCTGCGGGTCAAACGTGCCAAcagcttcctggaggagatgCGGCCGGGCAACCTGGAACGGGAGTGTATGGAGGAGATCTGCGACTTTGAGGAGGCCAAGGAGATTTTCCAAAATGTGGATGCCACA CTGGCCTTCTGGATCAAGTACTTCG ATGGTGACCAGTGTGCGGCTCCGCCCTCGGACCACCAGTGCGACAGCCCGTGCTGCGGGCATGGAACATGCATCGACAGCCTGGGCAGCTACATCTGCTTCTGCCATAAGGGCTGGGAGGGCAGGTTCTGCCAGCAGG AGCAGGGCTTCTACAACTGCCAGGTGAACAACGGAGGCTGCTTGCACTACTGTCTAGAGGAGGGTGGCAGTCGGCGCTGCGCCTGCGCTCCAGGCTACGAGCTGGCAGATGACCACATGCGCTGCAAGTCCACCG TGAATTTCCCATGCGGGAAGCTGGGGAGGCGGATAGAGAAGAAACGGAAGAACGTCAAACGGGACACAGACCCAGAAGATGAACAAGAAGTCGACCCAAGGATCGTCAACGGAACGCTGACGAAGCAGGGGGACAGTCCTTGGCAG GCAATCCTCCTGGACTCCAAGAAGAAGCTGGCCTGCGGAGGAGTGCTCATCcacacctcctgggtgctgacgGCGGCCCACTgcatggagaacaccaagaagcTTACCGTGAGGCTTG GTGAGTATGATCTGCGGCGCAGGGACCACTGGGAATTGGACCTGGACATCAAGGAGGTCCTCGTCCACCCTAACTACAGTCGGAGCACCAGTGACAACGACATCGCCCTGCTCCGCCTGGCCCAGCCAGCTACTCTCTCTAAGACCATAGTGCCCATCTGCCTGCCGGACAACGGCCTGGCAGAGCGGGAGCTCACTCGGGCCGGCCGGGAGACGGTGGTGACAGGCTGGGGCTATCAGAGTGACAGAGTTAAAGACGGGAGGAGGAACCGTACCTCCGTCCTCACCTTCATCCGCATCCCTGTGGCCCCACGGAATGAGTGCATGCAGGTCATGAACAACGTGGTCTCGGAGAACATGCTGTGTGCGGGCATCCTTGGTGACAGCCGGGACGCCTGTGACGGGGACAGTGGAGGACCTATGGTGGTCTTCTTTCGGGGCACCTGGTTCCTTGTGGGCCTAGTGAGCTGGGGTGAGGGCTGTGGGCACCTCAACAACTATGGCGTCTACACCAAAGTAAGCCGCTACCTAGAATGGATCCACAGCCACATTGACGACAAGGATGCCTCCCCGAAGAGCCAGAGGGTGTAG